In Oryza sativa Japonica Group chromosome 8, ASM3414082v1, the sequence AGAGACTGATTTGTGAACGGACGTGTTAACAAGTTTAAGGGGTAACAATCCAACCATCAGAGAACTCAACTGGACCAAGACAATTGACCACTTTCACTGGATTCTGCTCAGAAAATTAAAATCGCCATGAATTCATTCGACAGCTCTAAATGTCAACCGAACCGAATGACTGATTTGTGAACATGATGTGTTAAAAATTTCAGGAGAACTATCCAAATCCAAGAAATCGGAGCACTACCTGATGTTGCAGTTCCAGCGACGACAGCCTGCATGTACCGCgcggggagctcgccggcgaacccGATGACCCCACCCTGCACGAGCGCGTCGGCGACGCCGCAAAGCACCGTAGCAGCAACGGTGACGTCGAACGCGCCGTACAGCCCGGGGACCCCCCTGACGTAGACGGCGTCCATGACGGGGACGACGAGGAGCGCCACCGTGAAGAGCGACATCCCGGTGTTGATCCTCGCCGGGGCGCTGGATTTCGGGAAGCAGAGCACGATGAGGACGAGCGGGAGGAAGCAGGCGAGCATGTAGGAGACGGAGAAGACGCGGTCGACGGGGGCGCCCGGGTAGAGGTAGGAGAAGTAGTCGACGGCGGTGATGTAGGCGTTCCACGGGAGGAGGAAGCCGGTGCCGAGGGTGAAGAAGATGGCGTAGGCGACGCCCAGCGtgtccgccggcgccggccgcgccgccggctcgtCCGGCTCcgaccccgccggcggcgggaggaggaggtccgCCTCAGCGTCGGCCGGGGTGtactcgccgccggccatcgccgccgccgccggaggtggaTTTGGGTGGGGATCTTGGGGTTGGAGGAGATGGATGGGTGGACTCCGCTTTCTTGAGCCTTTCGCTTTGCCTCTTTGGTAGTTGTAGAGGAGAGAGTAGTAGGTTGGTTTTTAGAATCTGAATTCGAATGGAATTTGAAATTTGAGTGGATTTCATTTGAACAGGATTTATGCCCAGTTTGGATCAGGGACTAAAATTAAGATccctgtcacatcagatatttaGACACTAACTAAAAGTATTAGATATAGGCTAATTATAAAACCTATTCCATAACCATGTACTAATTCACAAGACGAATCTATTATGGAttaatgctacagtaaacatgtgctaattatgtattaattaggcttaaaaattatctcacgaattagctttcatttatgcaattagttttattattagtctatatttaatacttctaattaataTCCAAACACCCGATGTGACAATTTAGTCCCAGGATCCAAACCCCGCTTTAAATTTAGTTTTCTATCATGGGTAAAATTGAATATTCAAATTAAGATTTAGATATGTAGGGAAATTTTGAATTAGGCAGATATGGTAGGTGTTTGttgagcattttttttttgaaacgagATTTTTGAGCACTTCAATCGCTTAAGCATTTTGTTGTCACCGTACAAATGTCGCAATCATATacttgttggcaacttttttgataagttgacaagcacgatcgtagCACCTTAAgtcttgcggtgatcctagagtcgtcaaccacctcgatctagcaaagagctaaacctagatgggttttaataactaaaccggctagcggagccgatttctagataactacccgtctcgtgggcaaaacggaaggttttcaggacaaacctacaaagaggtgtcgcactttcgcagcggcggcggacggtttacggcgcaaaccgacaaagatggacaaactaagagaaaactaaaagtaatatgaaaagaacgattcgattgattgattgtagattgatctttacaatgaaccggccttgtcacttatataggggttggtcttgccctctacaggccctcctccacgtccaactcggggtagaaaccaaaggaaaccctaaacatgccttcccgagcaaggaaacctcgagacccgacgaaatagggtcggactcggacccgccggtcagaccggccacacaccgtcGGTATGACCGGCTtacaaccggcggtctgaccaccCAACacatggcggtcagaccggcctactcggaggaaaccggtagatttccaaattttggcaatctttcctattttaatcctaggtgctaaatttgggtgtaaacacatgcccccctgcctttttgatgaacaacgtgaatctaaaagcatagagcatgtttttgctcttaggacgataatccaattaccagccatagtacctcctaagcggcttgccaaacgctcgggaagtatttcttcaagtatttcccgttgATTGCTCGCTGAAAATGCTCCCCTTGAAGTGTCTCTAAAAAGTATGCGTTCCCTCGAACAATGCTGCACACTCGATAAGGACCctcccaactaggagaccacttaccgaactccttggatcgagtacccaaaggcaaaattgtcttccaaaccaagtctccaacttgaaacaattttgctttcaccctcttgttgtatgccttggccaccctcttcttctctttctctgtcTCTTCCAATGCCTCCAAgcgcttgtcgatgacttcatcaaggttgtctcccatcaacgtcttgtaatcttcacttgacaaatcatcttgcttgatataacgaagagagccaagatttacctccaccggtaaaacggcttcttgaccataaaccaactcaaaaggagttTCTTTAGTGGAACCATATTTAGATATTCTATGTGCCCACAATGCTTCAGAAAGCACTTTATGCCACCTCTTcgggtgttcctcaatcttcttttttactagctttaacaatgttttattactcgactcggcttgtccattagcctgagcgtagtaaggaaaagaactcaacaatttaataccataagatttggtaaaactcttcacttccttagacataaaagaagcacctTGATCTGTAGTTAACGTTTgcggaataccgaatctatgaacaatatgcttcaaaataaagtcaattacctccgtatgagtcatattcttcaaaggcacggcttcggcccacttggtgaagtaatccgtagcaactagcacgaacctatgcccttttgatgacgaaggataaatttgaccgaTGAAATTCAAAGCTCAtcctcggaacggccatggttCGATTATAGGGTtcaacacggcggcgggcgccaattgaacattgccgaaccgttgacaagcctcgcatcccctataatatttgaagcaatcatcaatcatcctcggccaatagaaccccgctcttctaagcaaccaattcatcttgtgggccgattgatgagttccacaaattccttcatgcacctctcccatagccactttagattgatcttcatctaaGCACTTCAACAAGACACCATCTATGTTTCGGCGATACAAATCTCCATCAAGCAATGTATATTTGAATGCTTGCCGCCGaattttccgatcaaccttaagtgtggGATCTTTTAGatattgaatcaaaggaattctccaatcctcttcTATATcctgggcacaaatgtccgaattctCACATAATTCGGCCTCCAAATCGATTGAAGCGTGCCCCCCAGCGCTCTGCTCaataccggtcagaccggccacacagaGCCGGTCAGACTGCTCGGggtcgccggtcagaccgacggcatgcggccggtcagaccgcccctggtcaccggtcagaccggccgtgcaatgccggtcagaccgcccctggtctccaattttgccaatttcgcacaaagatttaaaatcaagcaccggctCTTCTAATATCATAAATAATCCCTTCTTCACATTATATCCAGATGCTTGCTATGCCAagtcatttgctctagaattatcacgcctagcaatatgtctaatagcaaaattatcaaaattggcaataatatctaaacatgaatcgaggtacctatttagtgatccatccaagcatttgtagatcccggcgacttgttgcaccaccaattccgaatcaccaaaGGCCTCCACAtatttagctccaaccatctccataacttgtaagccgaacaataaagcattgtattcggcttgattatttgtgcaataatattccaaacgaaccgatgcctcataacacatgccattaggcgaaaacaaaactacccctatgccttgaccttctttgcaagaagaaccatcaaaataaatcttccatGGTATGACTTCAACTAAGCAAACCTCTCCCTCATAAGCAACATCTATATGATGGTctactataaaatcacatacaatttggcctTTTATAGTTTTCAATGGTTCATAAGTcaaatcatattctatcaaagcatatgcccacttgccaattctcccacttagaattggcctttgcaacatgtgtttaataacatcggcttgacaagtaactatgcatgtactagataacaaataatgcctcaatttggtacaagcatagtataagcatagacaaagtctctctataaaaacatacctcgtttcggcatccaaaagacggcggctcaaatatgtaatgatatattccttgccatcttcctcttgcgtcaaaacggcaccaatgactttgtcttcggaggcaatatataaccgaaaaggCTTTCCGGCTTTAGGCGCTCGCACAACGGGTGGAGTAGATAAATACCTCTTCAACTCTTCAaacgcctcttgttgttttgccccccaagtaaaatcggcttctttttttaagcgaagtataggaacaaaagcatcgattttacccgctaggttagaaataaacctcctcaaataattcactttacctagcaacttttgaacctcttgcatgtcggcgctttgaaatcacgaattttttctatcttcttaggatcaatctcaactcctctctcatgcaccatgaatcctaagaacttccccgctgacacaccaaaagcacatttaagtgggttcatcttcaaaccataccggcgcatcctctcaaaagctaaTCTCAAATCAGCTATATGTCCTTCCATATcatccgatttgacaacaatatcatcaatgtagatctctaagataatacctagcaaatcatggaagatcaaattcattgccctttgataCGTTGCACCGGCATTCTTCAAACCAAAGgtcatgacaacccactcaaataaaccaacaaacctcgggcacctaaaagccgtcttgtacatatcctcttccgtcataaagatttgattgtagccggcattaccatctaaaaagctaatcaccttatgacccgaggcatcattaatcatcatgtcggctataggcataggatacTCATCTTTAGGAgtggctttatttaaatctctaaaatctatgcaaactctaatcttaccactccccttcttctccaccgggactatgctagaaacccactccgcataacgacatggcctaataaaccccgctttcaacaaccgatcaatttcctctttgactcggtcatatagTAAAGGGTTAAAATGACGAGGTGGTTGtttataaggcctaaaacccggtttaattggaagccgatgctcaacaagctcacggctaagacccggcatctcatggtactcccacgcaaagcaatcaacatactctttaagtagctcgattaccttaaccttataatcggctttcatgtttttgtttacaaaagtcggccttggtTTAGTTCCATCACCTATATCTACTTCTTCTAATGGATCGGCCGATGTAAACCCTTGTCCAAGCTTCTctacttcatcaaaatcttcaacgGTTTCTCCAATATTgttctttgtagaccgatattcttgcaccctcttttgTAACAACTCTAAACTAGCCTCTTTACTCATTATACAAACTTATATGGCTTAGCCGTGCTACACTAGCCGGCTTTACAGAGATAGGTTTATTTctcttgcaaaagataatcaaaaattttatcacacttggccacatcaaaactatatttaacctcaCTCTGCCGATCTTTGCGAGGAGTTGGCATTAGgttagaacaaacaaaaggtttatttttgttagtccatgaccactcggcaacataaatatcatgatcaccctccTCCTCACTATCACTAGCATCAGAGTAATCAACTATATTGACATTAGGCTTTTTGTCGAATGGTCTATCAAAttttttattatccttaacccggctttcttgagccagagccctttgcatgagttgactaacatcaagaaattgttggccatctagtttttctctaagaggagcaactaaaccattaaaagcaagtccggccaaatctctatcagttatattcaaaGTATAACATCGGTTTGTAACATCtctaaatctcttaatataatcaacaacagattcattatacttttgcttaaccgatgttaaatcacataacctaagctcagtttctccagtatagaaataatcatgaaattgttcttctaattgagcccaagtatgaatagaatttgccagtaaagaagtaaaccatgtaaaagcattaCCGGATAAAGATAAAtaaaacaagcgcaatttaaaagtatcactattagcctcaccacattgcgctaaaaattgacctacatgttcccatgtggtcttaccatcctcaccactaaacttggcaaattcgggaactctataatttCTAGGAAACAGCACATTGTCATAATAATGGGGATATGGCTTTTTGTAAGCTctagcacgattcctagtttcGATCCCGAATCTATTCCTCATAATATCACTAATCATATCCTCCATGTTATTAGGCCCTTGTGGATTTGGTGGTGggtttggtggcctaataggttgcgtttgtggcgcaatatgattatattggccttgcctagtatcgggaggatatccCCTAGAAACATCATTATAAATGTTAGGAATATGTGGGGGAATTTGAGGACTAGTGGTGGCAGTAGATACAGGAGGATCAAATGTTCTAAAGtgatacaaataactagcattaATCATTGGATCAATTCCCTGTATCGGGACGATTGCACTGGTCTGATTGGCCcagggcccggtctgaccggcgtcatgttgcgcggtcggaccggcctgagggccggtctgaccggtgggataatacccggtctgaccggccatctgGCCGGTCGGACCGATGGGATAATACCCGGTTTGACCGGTCATTTGGCCGGTCGGACCGACGGCTGtgtcgcggtctgaccgactgtcaggcccggtcggaccggccgtgAACGCCGTTCCGTCGGTTTTACTACCCGTTTGACCTATAGGAGGTTGATCAGCAGTGGTATAGGCTTTATCTTTTAATGTGTAATCATCCATAAAAGAACCGAGCCTACTCCTTAAAAACCCATCAACTTTATCCTTAAACATTACATCTAATCGATCTTTAAAATTAGccatagatgaatctattgtagatgcaatttgttgttggatagattgtgaTACCTCGTCATTACTTACCACGTCGGGAGCAAGCTTGGGATGTGGCCCGGGCTTGATGATCacgccttgacgagtcctagtagttgctctcatcaacgcctcccatgtgagctcgttgatgtactcctccataGCTTTACGATCTTCTCCTTCGAAGCCATCCAATGTGACCAGCATCACATTAGATGGCTCCACCTCCGTCTTGGATGGCGGcttcgtcatggcgaagtcgaagttgagttgacgatgaacggatctcctccccagcggagtcgccaaaaatcgtgttggcaacttttttgacaagttgacaagcacgatcgtatCACCTTAAgtcttgcggtgatcctagagtcgccagccacctcgatctagcaaagagctaaacctagatgggttttgataactaaaccggctagcggagctgatttctagataactacccgtctcgtgggcaaaacggaaggttttcaggacaaacctacaaagaggtgtcgcacacTCGCAGCGGTGGCgtacggtttacggcgcaaaccgacaaagatggacaaactaagagaaaactgaaagcaatatgaaaagaacgattcgattgattgattgtagattgatctttacaatgaaccggccttgtcccttatataggggttggacTTGCCCTCTcacaggccctcctccatgtccaactcgggttagaaaccaaaggaaacccgaaacatgcctttccgagcaaggaaacctcgagacccgACAAAGTAGGGTCGGACTCGGacccgccggtcagaccggccacacaccgccggtctgaccggcttacaaccggcggtctgaccgcccaacacatggcggtcagaccggcctactcggaggaaaccggtagatttccaaattttggcaatattttctattttaacctaggtgccaaatttgggtgtaaacaataCTCTTACTTGAATATAAAATTCGTGTGATTAAATGTTAAAGGGGACCAGGATAGTTTTCTCCTACTCATATTTCTTTCAACCAATGTAGTGCTTTTATACATCCTTATAGGATATTGAAATATCAGATCGAAATCGAGAATGCGATTTCTTGGCCATCTCCTCGACTCAGGCTGAGCTTAAATCAGCTTCTCCCTACGTTTTCCGAAAGGGGCTGTCTATATATCATGTGATAGAAAATCCCACCTCCTATCATTCAaattttggaccattggatATGCTTTAAGATTCATGCAGCCCCTTAAccctactcctcctcctcccatttcAGTTGCCGCTTCCACTCCTCCTCCCGTCCTCtcacgccgccaccaccgtcaccgccgccaccgccccaccgcgccgccgcccgcctcgccggctggccggaAAGAGTCAACGGCGCCGGTGagccccccctcccctctctttctcctcatggcggcgacgacgaggtgcCCTTGCCCCGCCGTCTTCCCCGTCTCCGGTGGCTCCCGGCCACCggatccaccaccaccggccgccgtcTCCTAATCTTACGCTTGCTTTGCCCCCGCTGCCGACGCcggcccaccgccctcctccatccccgcggcttctgcggcgccgccgccgcctcgccgcccgccggagtCCACCGCCCACTGCCAGTCCTCCGCTGcccacggccatccctctaagtCCCGAGGAAACccccctcttctccctcccccaACCCTCCTCCTACCCTCACCCtaaccccaaaccctaacccacCGGAGTTGGGGTGTCGCcagcgccggagaagaagaggagcccgccggagttggaggagagaaGTCAATGCACGAGTCTTGGTATGGATCCAATGGTTCAAAATCTGTAAGATTTCATCCCAAATTTCATTCGAATGCTATATAGCAATCCCGTTTCGGAAATGCAAAacaacattatttttttaaaagagctttttatatagaaacttttttaaaaaattaaatatatcaTTTCTCAAGTTCGTAACCGGTAATACTCAATTCACTGCTTTGCATTTCTGGTACTAAATAACAGAGATGGGAGAAGACTCCCTATCAGTCTCCAAAAAAgaattaaagagaaaaagatacTAAAGGACACCAAAATCAGGCGTACAGTGACATGCATTGCACCACTGATTCGCCGCTATTGCAGATGATTCCTCTCGCATGTGGCTTTTAATTCGAAGTTGGTTAACAAAAACCAACTGTTCGATTCTTCGTCTCACTGACAGCAGCTGGTGTCACTGTAGCATAGCATTGACACAGATAGTTTAATCTTTAATGGCATGCGTGATAAGCAGAGAAATCTGCACATGGTGCACGAGATGTTGCGGGTCGTTGGGCTGCTTAGTGTACAGTAATGCTAGTACATGACAATTTGATATAGTGGATAACTAGGCTATTAAATTTAATCCATGTAGCCTAGGAGCCTCATCGATTGATTTAATaagccaaaataaaagttaaaatttaaattttctaacTTGATTCTTTGATtgttataaacaaatatataaaagttttacctataaattattttttatttcctaaCAAACCATTTTAGCTTATCAGAAAATATGGGCAACAAATGAGGCCTAGTACACTGAGTAGATTAAGTTATTTTAAGTAGTGAGGAATTTAAGTTATACTCCTCTGGTTttgaatactccctctgttttatattaaaaattatatttaattttttttgttaacatattttaagtttcactaagtttatataaaataaaataatattatcaacacaaaataaacaatatcaaaatatattaactgATAGTTTAATGAAACAATTTGTTGTTTTAGAtgatagtaatttttttatcaaatctaaaagaaaatttaattaggaaaaagtcgaaacaatttataatataaatcaAAGAGGGTACATGatgtcatttatttttttaatacatgttttacaatttattttattttaaaattttatgtaaatatgaGAAAATGTATTGTGCTTAGAGATTATGCTTAGAGTTTCTTTAATAATTAAATCAAGACAtaactaaataaataataattatgtattttttaataagatacaTTATTGAACGTTAGTATTAAAAAGCCAACCACGACCATCTATTAAAAACCAAAAATAGTATTTCGAACATTATGAAAGTTCTTTTCTTGTACGAAAATCTCTCTCCTATGAGAGCGATTGagcgaataaaaaaaattcgccaagaaaataaaatatagctAGTTCTGCACGTAATGATCAGTTGATCACGGTCACGGGATCTCATTTTTGTGaatctgaagaagaagaataatGGTCACCATGGATTGGAATGTTGCGTGCACGAAACACATCCGATGCCCGTGCCCTATTGCGCTTCCTCGCTTCCATTTGTCAACTCCCAAATTATAAATCACCTCGTAATTTCTCGCTTAATTATTCCAACTTGGGCCCATGATTCCAATCCAAGCCCATTAAATGCCCACTCATAATTTCTCCCTTGATTTGTAaagaaataagttcaccggaggtccctcaacttaacagcgagatttttttaaGAACCCTTCACTACAAAACCATAAATGTGTGCCCTTAAACTCACTTAAACCGTGCACTCAAGATCCtatggcagtatatatgggtgatttcactgacgtggcatcctagtcagccaaaaaaaagtatgtggggcccacatatcagctgcatattttttcttctccttctcttctcttctcgagCGTCGAAGCGGCAGCGACGACTTCACGGCGCTCCAAGACGCGGAGCTTGAGCTCACCTCCGCAACCAACTCGGCCTCCGCCGTCCTTTTctcccgccgtcgtcgtcgcgccggccggctctctctctctctctcccgccgccgcgccaaccacctcctgtcccgccgccgccgtcgcgtcggccgcctcctctccttttctccacgtcagcgaaaccacctatATATATACTGCCATAGGACCTTGAGTGCACGGTTTGAGTGAGTTTAGGGTACACATTTTtagtttgtggttaagggaccttataaaatctcgctgttaagttgagagacctcatgtgaacttattccatttaTAAACATGGGCCCCTAATTCCGGCCCACATACATCACAAGGCCCACTTAATCTTCGGCCCATTTATTTATTCTTACAAGCAAACGGTTAACCCCAAAAAAACCCCCACttctcccaccgccgccgccgccgccgccgaggaagaagctctgctccgccatggccggcgacgCGCTGCGTGCGGCCGATCTCCCCGGCCGAGGACGCGGGCTCCTCGCGGCGCGCAGCATCCGGGAGGGGGAGGTCATCCTCACCGAGCAGCCGCTGCTCCTCTACCCGGCCTCGctcgcctccctcccctccttctGCTCCGCCTGCTTCcgctccctctccgccgccgcatccccctGCCCCTCCTGCCGCGCCGCGGGATTCTGCTCCCcgtcctgcgccgccgcctcccacccgCGCCTCCTCTGCACCGCgctctccggcggcggtggcaacggaaacctcgcgtccgccgccgagccgcaCCAGGAGCCGctcctcttccttctctccGCCTACTCCCTCCCGGAGCCCTCCCTCCGCgtgctcctctccctctcctccgccgcaacGCCGCCCCCGAGCGACCAGGACCCGGGGAGCCTGCACGCCATGGTGGCGGCGCTGGTGCCGCCGCAGATGCTTCCGCCAGGGTTCTCGCCGGACCTCACGGCGGCGCTCCTCTCCAAGGACCGGACCAACAGCTTCTCCATCATGGAGCCCTACCGCCCCGAGGTGCCGCAGCCTCTCCGGAAGGCGAGGGCCTACGCCGTGTACCCGCGGGCGTCGCTGCTGAACCATGATTGCCTCCCCAATGCTTGCCATTTCGATTACGCCGATAGGCCGGGTCCCGGGAACACCGACATTGTGGTGCGAGCTCTTCACGACATCACCGAGGGGAGGGAGGTGTGCCTCAGCTACTTCGCGGCCAATTGGCAGTACAAGGATCGGCAGCAGAGGTTGCTGGAGGACTATGGGTTCCGATGCGAGTGTGAGCGGTGTCAGGTGGAGAGCAAGTGGAAGCAAGATGATGATAGCGATGGCGGCGATGGGGATGACACcatggaagaggaggaagaggatggtAA encodes:
- the LOC4344924 gene encoding histone-lysine N-methyltransferase ASHR2, whose protein sequence is MAGDALRAADLPGRGRGLLAARSIREGEVILTEQPLLLYPASLASLPSFCSACFRSLSAAASPCPSCRAAGFCSPSCAAASHPRLLCTALSGGGGNGNLASAAEPHQEPLLFLLSAYSLPEPSLRVLLSLSSAATPPPSDQDPGSLHAMVAALVPPQMLPPGFSPDLTAALLSKDRTNSFSIMEPYRPEVPQPLRKARAYAVYPRASLLNHDCLPNACHFDYADRPGPGNTDIVVRALHDITEGREVCLSYFAANWQYKDRQQRLLEDYGFRCECERCQVESKWKQDDDSDGGDGDDTMEEEEEDGNGGEGGDDGMEQEEGDGGSDSDDDFPHSYFFVRYLCNHGECYGMLAPLPPLPNGEPSHVFECNVCGNLKNEDEIDAPDGGDSSMAD